Proteins encoded within one genomic window of Cryptosporangium aurantiacum:
- a CDS encoding metallopeptidase TldD-related protein has product MSAGSGSGALRPQDIVEQALALAKSDGCIVIAGESTSANLRWATNTLTTNGVMRSRSVTVISTIGTGTGVASGAVSRSAVASDEIEALVRAAEETARGNGAADDAQPLVEGDAAADWDEPPVETSIDVFDTVAPALGDAFGSARGAGRLLYGFVEHEVDTYYLGSSTGLRLRHVQPQGHIGITGKVATDLARSAWVGQATRDFSDVSIGALDAELARRLAWSERRIELAPGRYDTVLPPTAVADLMIYAYWEMGGRSAHEGRTVFSRPGDGTRVGERLTPQPVTLRSDPTMPGLQSAPFVLARASSGTSSVFDNGLALGPTDWIRNGKLNALLQTRRSAELTGLPVTPMVGNLIMEVAGATGGVDDLVAGVDRGLLLTCLWYIREVDPQTLLLTGLTRDGVYLVEGGEVVGAVNNFRFNESPIDLLSRFSLAGTTVPAFSREWGDYFHRTAMPSLRVPDFNMSSVSPAS; this is encoded by the coding sequence ATGAGCGCCGGGTCGGGAAGTGGCGCGCTGCGGCCGCAGGACATCGTCGAGCAGGCGCTCGCTCTCGCGAAGAGCGACGGATGCATCGTCATCGCCGGCGAGTCGACCAGCGCGAACCTGCGGTGGGCGACGAACACGCTGACCACGAACGGCGTGATGCGGTCCCGGTCAGTCACGGTCATCTCGACGATCGGCACCGGCACCGGCGTTGCCAGCGGCGCCGTGTCGCGCAGCGCGGTGGCGTCCGACGAGATCGAGGCGCTGGTCCGCGCGGCGGAGGAGACCGCCCGCGGGAACGGTGCCGCGGACGACGCCCAGCCGCTGGTGGAAGGCGACGCCGCAGCGGACTGGGACGAGCCGCCCGTCGAGACGTCGATCGACGTGTTCGACACCGTGGCGCCGGCGCTGGGCGACGCGTTCGGGTCCGCGCGGGGAGCCGGTCGGCTGCTCTACGGGTTCGTCGAGCACGAAGTGGACACCTACTACCTCGGGTCCTCGACCGGGTTGCGGTTGCGGCACGTCCAGCCGCAGGGCCACATCGGCATCACCGGGAAGGTCGCCACCGACCTCGCCCGCTCGGCGTGGGTCGGCCAGGCCACGCGGGACTTCTCCGACGTGTCGATCGGTGCTCTGGACGCGGAGCTGGCGCGCCGGCTGGCCTGGTCGGAGCGGCGGATCGAGCTGGCTCCGGGCCGCTACGACACGGTGCTGCCGCCGACCGCGGTGGCTGACCTCATGATCTACGCGTACTGGGAGATGGGCGGCCGGTCGGCGCACGAGGGCCGGACCGTGTTCTCGCGCCCCGGCGACGGCACGCGGGTAGGTGAGCGGCTGACGCCGCAGCCGGTGACGCTGCGCTCGGACCCGACGATGCCCGGCCTGCAGTCCGCGCCGTTCGTCCTGGCTCGGGCGTCCTCGGGGACGAGCAGCGTGTTCGACAACGGGCTCGCGCTGGGCCCCACCGACTGGATCCGCAACGGGAAGCTCAACGCGCTGCTGCAGACCCGGCGGTCGGCGGAGTTGACCGGCCTTCCGGTCACCCCGATGGTCGGCAACCTGATCATGGAGGTGGCCGGCGCCACCGGCGGCGTCGACGACCTGGTGGCCGGCGTCGATCGCGGGTTGCTGCTGACCTGCCTCTGGTACATCCGCGAGGTGGATCCGCAGACGTTGCTGCTCACCGGCCTGACCAGGGACGGCGTGTACCTGGTCGAGGGTGGGGAGGTCGTGGGGGCGGTGAACAACTTCCGGTTCAACGAGAGCCCGATCGATCTGCTGTCGCGCTTCTCGTTGGCCGGTACGACGGTTCCGGCGTTCTCACGCGAGTGGGGAGACTATTTCCACCGGACCGCGATGCCGTCGCTTCGGGTGCCCGACTTCAACATGAGCAGCGTGTCCCCGGCGTCCTGA
- a CDS encoding nuclear transport factor 2 family protein, with translation MSNAEIVRATVAAYQAQDRAAIEALLAEDYVFTSPQDDHIDRAAYLERCFPTADRFVEQRIVHLVEVGADEVFLLYEYELVGGGRYRNAEVATVRDGRLTETQVFFGGRVPE, from the coding sequence ATGTCGAACGCAGAGATCGTCCGGGCTACCGTGGCCGCGTATCAGGCGCAGGACCGGGCGGCCATCGAGGCGTTGCTGGCCGAGGATTACGTGTTCACGAGTCCGCAGGACGACCACATCGACAGGGCGGCGTACCTCGAGCGGTGCTTCCCGACCGCGGACCGGTTCGTTGAGCAGCGGATCGTGCACCTGGTCGAGGTGGGAGCGGACGAGGTGTTCCTGCTGTACGAGTACGAGCTGGTGGGTGGCGGCCGATACCGCAACGCTGAGGTGGCGACGGTGCGGGACGGTCGGCTGACCGAGACGCAGGTCTTCTTCGGAGGCCGCGTCCCCGAGTGA
- a CDS encoding Rv3654c family TadE-like protein has translation MGSASVLALSVGLALLTVALGFQAVGGAAVARHRAGLAADLAALAGALHLAEGATAACARARVVAAENGADLVGCAVVGADLTATVTVVPRGPAALVGRASARARAGPVAR, from the coding sequence GTGGGCAGCGCTTCGGTGCTGGCGCTGTCCGTCGGCCTCGCGCTCCTCACGGTCGCGCTCGGCTTCCAGGCCGTCGGTGGAGCCGCGGTCGCGCGGCATCGGGCCGGCCTCGCCGCGGACTTGGCTGCGCTGGCCGGTGCGCTACACCTCGCGGAGGGGGCGACCGCGGCCTGCGCCCGCGCCCGCGTGGTGGCCGCGGAGAACGGCGCGGACTTGGTCGGCTGCGCGGTGGTCGGCGCGGATCTCACGGCGACGGTGACCGTCGTGCCGCGTGGTCCCGCGGCACTCGTCGGCCGCGCGTCCGCCCGCGCCCGCGCAGGCCCGGTCGCCCGCTAA
- a CDS encoding TadE family type IV pilus minor pilin, with the protein MTAELAAAIPVVVFLLTAGLAALTATTTQLRCVDAAREAARAAARGDPGATAAGQRVAPDGATVRLVRDGELIRVTVSAPLPAVGWAWSGRIVATAVAEPEPPALP; encoded by the coding sequence GTGACCGCGGAGTTGGCCGCGGCCATCCCGGTCGTGGTGTTCCTGCTGACCGCCGGCCTCGCCGCACTCACCGCCACGACGACGCAGCTGCGGTGCGTGGACGCGGCGCGGGAGGCCGCGCGGGCCGCGGCCCGCGGTGACCCCGGTGCCACCGCGGCCGGGCAGCGGGTGGCGCCCGATGGGGCCACCGTGCGACTGGTCCGTGACGGCGAGTTGATCCGGGTCACGGTGTCGGCTCCGCTGCCGGCGGTGGGGTGGGCGTGGTCCGGTCGGATCGTGGCGACCGCGGTCGCCGAGCCCGAACCACCGGCCCTCCCATGA
- a CDS encoding DUF4244 domain-containing protein, with product MSTAEYAVGTIAAVAFAGVLLKVVTSPSVQSALTAIIAKALKG from the coding sequence ATGAGCACGGCCGAGTACGCGGTCGGAACGATCGCGGCGGTGGCGTTCGCCGGAGTGCTGCTCAAGGTCGTGACGTCGCCGAGCGTTCAGTCGGCGCTGACCGCGATCATCGCGAAGGCGCTCAAGGGATAG
- a CDS encoding type II secretion system F family protein: protein MSGSSVAAAGALVIAAVLLAIGRSAPRRRLLRISRHRRTTGRPRVDRASLLRHGTPLLAGLATAGLLSGWVGVVAGVLVGLATWRVVRRLPSPELGRERAVAAAELPYAIDLLAAVLRSGAPLDRAVTVVGAAIDGPLGRRFTEVGRALRLGVTGGAGWQALTDVVGADGFVPAAVRAADSGAALAATCVRCAADLRERREARAEAAAQRAGVLLVLPLGFCFLPAFVLVGVIPILLGVLDDVLS from the coding sequence ATGAGCGGCTCCAGTGTGGCCGCGGCCGGGGCACTGGTGATCGCGGCCGTCCTGCTGGCCATCGGGCGCTCGGCGCCGCGGCGTCGGCTCCTCCGAATCTCTCGGCATCGGCGCACGACCGGTCGCCCCCGGGTCGACCGGGCGTCGCTGCTGCGCCACGGGACGCCGCTCCTGGCCGGGCTGGCCACCGCTGGGCTGCTGAGTGGGTGGGTCGGTGTGGTGGCTGGGGTGCTGGTCGGCCTCGCTACCTGGCGGGTCGTGCGGCGGCTGCCCTCGCCGGAACTCGGCCGCGAACGGGCGGTGGCGGCGGCCGAACTGCCGTACGCGATCGACCTGCTGGCCGCGGTGCTGCGGTCGGGGGCGCCGCTCGACCGTGCGGTGACCGTCGTCGGCGCGGCGATCGACGGACCGCTGGGTCGGCGGTTCACCGAGGTGGGTCGGGCGCTCCGGCTCGGCGTCACCGGGGGAGCGGGCTGGCAGGCGCTCACCGACGTGGTCGGCGCGGACGGGTTCGTGCCTGCGGCGGTGCGGGCTGCCGACAGCGGTGCGGCGTTGGCCGCCACCTGCGTCCGGTGCGCGGCCGATCTGCGCGAGCGTCGGGAGGCCAGAGCCGAAGCGGCGGCGCAGCGCGCGGGCGTGCTCCTGGTGCTGCCGCTCGGATTCTGCTTCCTTCCAGCGTTCGTCCTGGTCGGCGTGATTCCGATCCTGCTCGGGGTGCTCGATGACGTGCTGTCCTGA
- a CDS encoding TadA family conjugal transfer-associated ATPase, which produces MSSADTLTDRVRRRLITLGHAPTRAAVATAVRAEYGSPIGDQTLVTLTARLHAELVGAGPLTALLADAAVTDVLVNGPQEVWVDRGAGLQRVHCDLGDDTAVRRLAQRLAAACGRRLDDASPFCDARLPDGTRLHAALPPVAVANVHLSLRTFRPRGFTVDELVGAGTLTRESAAIARAVVAHRLAFLVTGGTGSGKTTLLAALLGEVPGDERLVVVEDATELRPTHPHVVSLEARPANAEGAGEIPVRTLVREALRMRPDRVIVGECRGGEVVELLAALNTGHRGGAGTLHANALDDVPARIEALGLVGGLGRDAVHAQLASAVQVVFHVVRRPPGPGGAGGRIVTEIGVLQVDADGRVGVGPAWRRDGGPTPGLERLRALLTNRGGAP; this is translated from the coding sequence ATGAGCAGCGCCGACACGTTGACCGACCGCGTACGTCGTCGACTGATCACGCTGGGTCATGCTCCGACACGGGCGGCGGTGGCGACCGCGGTCCGCGCGGAATACGGATCGCCGATCGGCGATCAAACGCTGGTGACGCTCACCGCGCGGTTGCACGCCGAACTCGTCGGCGCCGGTCCGCTGACGGCTCTGCTGGCCGACGCCGCGGTCACCGACGTTCTGGTCAACGGCCCGCAAGAGGTGTGGGTCGATCGTGGTGCCGGCCTCCAGCGAGTCCACTGTGACCTCGGTGATGACACGGCGGTGCGTCGACTTGCGCAACGGCTTGCGGCCGCGTGCGGACGCCGGCTGGACGATGCTTCCCCGTTCTGTGACGCACGGCTTCCGGACGGGACCCGGTTGCACGCGGCGCTGCCGCCGGTGGCGGTGGCCAACGTCCACCTCTCGCTGCGGACGTTCCGGCCGCGGGGCTTCACGGTCGACGAGCTGGTGGGCGCGGGCACGCTGACGCGCGAATCGGCGGCGATCGCCAGGGCGGTGGTCGCTCACCGGCTGGCGTTCCTGGTCACCGGTGGCACCGGCAGCGGCAAGACGACGCTGCTGGCCGCCCTGCTCGGCGAGGTACCCGGAGACGAGCGGCTGGTCGTCGTCGAGGACGCGACCGAACTCCGGCCGACCCACCCGCACGTCGTCTCGCTGGAAGCCCGCCCGGCCAACGCCGAGGGAGCGGGCGAGATCCCGGTCCGGACGCTCGTCCGGGAAGCGCTCCGGATGCGACCCGACCGGGTCATCGTCGGTGAGTGCCGGGGCGGCGAGGTGGTGGAGCTTCTCGCCGCGCTGAACACCGGTCACCGCGGTGGAGCAGGCACTTTGCACGCGAACGCACTGGACGACGTCCCGGCTCGGATCGAGGCGCTCGGGCTCGTCGGCGGGCTGGGGCGGGACGCCGTGCACGCCCAGCTCGCCAGCGCCGTCCAGGTCGTGTTCCACGTCGTACGGCGTCCACCGGGGCCGGGTGGTGCGGGCGGTCGAATCGTCACCGAGATCGGCGTCCTGCAGGTCGACGCCGACGGGCGGGTGGGCGTCGGGCCGGCGTGGCGTCGGGACGGTGGCCCTACGCCCGGGCTCGAACGCCTCCGGGCGTTGCTGACGAATCGGGGTGGTGCGCCGTGA
- the ssd gene encoding septum site-determining protein Ssd — protein sequence MSPPEARPLVCVRDAELADCLLRLGAAAGADVEVPVDPVGARPLWSEAPLVVVSMDVAAEYAAARLPHRAGLVIVVDEQRNHPDDPIVWRLADELGAEHVVFLPTAEAWLVDRYAEAVNGPRAPGRVVAVVGGRGGAGASVLATALAVTAARTGSRAMLVDADPLGGGLDLLLGRENTAGLRWPDLVDTAGRMSPPALHDALPRVGELCVLSWDRGDVLTIPTEAAEAALEAGRRCSDVLVVDLPRRPDDAAVRALQAADLTLLIVPAEVRACAAASRVMRAVRPHCARLACVVRGPAPAGLRSVDLATSLELPLAGVLRAEPRLAATLERGDVPAASGRGPLADFSRRLLADLGVTEAPG from the coding sequence ATGTCGCCGCCCGAGGCACGACCGCTCGTTTGCGTCCGCGACGCGGAGTTGGCCGACTGTCTGCTCCGCCTCGGCGCCGCCGCAGGCGCGGACGTCGAGGTGCCGGTGGATCCCGTCGGAGCACGGCCACTGTGGAGTGAAGCGCCACTGGTCGTCGTCAGCATGGACGTCGCGGCCGAGTACGCCGCGGCGCGGTTGCCGCACCGCGCCGGGCTGGTCATCGTGGTCGACGAACAGCGAAACCATCCGGACGATCCGATCGTCTGGCGGTTGGCCGACGAACTCGGCGCCGAGCACGTCGTCTTTCTCCCGACCGCCGAGGCCTGGCTGGTTGACCGCTACGCCGAAGCGGTCAATGGCCCGCGGGCGCCGGGGAGGGTCGTCGCGGTCGTCGGTGGGCGCGGTGGTGCCGGGGCGAGCGTCCTGGCCACGGCGCTGGCCGTCACCGCGGCGCGCACCGGGTCACGGGCGATGCTGGTGGACGCCGACCCGCTGGGCGGTGGCCTCGATCTGCTGCTCGGCCGCGAGAACACGGCCGGTCTGCGATGGCCAGACCTCGTCGACACGGCCGGCCGGATGAGCCCGCCGGCCCTGCACGACGCGCTGCCGCGGGTGGGAGAGCTGTGTGTGCTGTCCTGGGATCGCGGCGATGTCCTCACGATCCCGACCGAAGCGGCGGAGGCCGCGTTGGAAGCCGGACGGCGGTGCTCCGACGTCCTGGTGGTCGATCTCCCACGTCGTCCGGATGACGCGGCCGTGCGGGCACTGCAAGCGGCCGACCTGACGCTGCTCATCGTCCCGGCGGAGGTGCGGGCGTGTGCGGCGGCGTCCCGGGTGATGCGCGCCGTGCGTCCGCACTGCGCGCGGCTGGCCTGTGTGGTGAGAGGCCCGGCTCCGGCCGGGTTGCGGTCGGTCGACCTGGCGACCTCCCTGGAGCTGCCGCTGGCCGGCGTTCTGCGCGCCGAGCCCCGTCTGGCCGCGACGCTCGAGCGAGGAGACGTACCGGCGGCCTCCGGGCGCGGGCCGCTCGCCGACTTCTCGCGTCGCCTGCTGGCTGACCTGGGCGTCACGGAGGCGCCGGGATGA
- a CDS encoding HAD family hydrolase encodes MSVSASAGDERPTAGLPNVDSGSHLPADPLSPESGTTVTPAAARSAAFFDLDKTVIAKSSALAFGRPFYQGGLITRRAMLRSAYAQLMFQRAGADEAQMARIRDSVTAMITGWNVSQVRQIVAETLHELIEPTIYAEAAALIGEHRAAGRDVVIVSTSGEEVVAPIGALLGVDRVVATRMAVVDGHYTGEIEYYAAGPAKAAAIRDLAESEGYDLADCYAYSDSVSDVPMLETVGHPFAVNPDRGMRKAAAERGWPTLVFRRPVTLPTRFVRPSTPVLATAAVGFGVGAAALAGMVWYGRHRGRSDSSRLSRLAQRSRAANRASAPAVSAAG; translated from the coding sequence ATGAGCGTGAGCGCCAGCGCAGGCGACGAGCGACCCACCGCCGGTCTCCCAAATGTGGACAGTGGTAGTCATCTACCCGCAGACCCCCTAAGCCCGGAATCCGGTACTACGGTAACCCCCGCAGCCGCTAGAAGCGCGGCGTTCTTCGATCTCGACAAGACCGTGATCGCGAAGTCCAGCGCGCTGGCGTTCGGCCGGCCGTTCTACCAGGGCGGGCTCATCACGCGACGGGCGATGCTGCGCAGCGCCTACGCACAGTTGATGTTCCAGCGCGCCGGTGCGGACGAAGCGCAGATGGCCCGGATCAGGGACTCGGTCACCGCGATGATCACCGGCTGGAACGTCAGCCAGGTTCGGCAGATCGTCGCCGAAACGCTGCACGAGCTCATCGAGCCCACGATCTACGCCGAGGCCGCCGCACTGATCGGCGAGCACCGCGCCGCCGGCCGGGACGTCGTCATCGTCAGCACGTCGGGAGAAGAGGTCGTCGCACCGATCGGCGCGCTGCTCGGCGTCGACCGGGTGGTCGCAACCCGGATGGCGGTCGTCGACGGGCACTACACCGGCGAGATCGAGTACTACGCCGCCGGACCCGCGAAGGCAGCAGCCATTCGCGACCTCGCCGAGAGCGAGGGATACGACCTCGCCGACTGTTACGCCTACTCGGACTCGGTCAGCGACGTCCCGATGCTCGAGACCGTCGGGCATCCGTTCGCGGTCAACCCCGACCGCGGGATGCGCAAGGCCGCCGCCGAACGCGGCTGGCCGACGTTGGTGTTCCGCCGGCCGGTCACGCTGCCCACCCGCTTTGTCCGCCCGTCGACGCCGGTACTCGCCACCGCAGCGGTCGGCTTCGGGGTCGGCGCAGCGGCACTGGCGGGGATGGTCTGGTACGGCCGTCACCGCGGACGTTCCGATTCGTCGAGACTGTCGCGATTAGCACAACGTAGCCGGGCCGCCAACAGAGCGTCAGCGCCTGCGGTGTCCGCCGCGGGGTGA
- a CDS encoding oxidoreductase — protein MPDPLAPLLDLPDIADAAADARKQIDQLFGHQVLRRSSGPVSVEAALRGAHASAALEGARYDLESVRAGAVTDPVVQGSLRVAGAIGSLVDVWTKAPLQALARLHVLAARDVLPVEALGRPRADPEVAARLSALGDLVAGGTDAPAVIVAAIVHGEILALAPFDGPGGLVARAAARLTLIAKGLDPKAVSVPEAGHLAREPEYIGAANAYATGTADGVRSWLKHYCAAVALGADEGFAICEAMS, from the coding sequence GTGCCGGATCCCCTCGCCCCGCTGCTCGATCTGCCCGACATCGCCGACGCGGCAGCGGACGCCCGCAAGCAGATCGACCAGCTCTTCGGGCACCAGGTCCTGCGTCGTAGCTCCGGGCCGGTGAGCGTCGAGGCGGCGTTGCGTGGAGCCCACGCGTCGGCGGCGCTCGAGGGCGCCCGCTACGACCTCGAATCGGTCCGCGCGGGCGCGGTCACCGACCCGGTCGTCCAGGGGTCGCTGCGGGTCGCCGGAGCGATCGGCTCCCTCGTGGATGTGTGGACCAAGGCACCGCTACAGGCCCTCGCCCGCCTGCACGTTCTCGCCGCGCGTGACGTCCTGCCGGTCGAAGCGCTGGGCCGCCCACGCGCCGACCCGGAGGTGGCCGCTCGGCTCTCCGCGCTGGGCGACCTGGTCGCCGGCGGCACCGACGCCCCCGCCGTCATCGTCGCCGCGATCGTCCACGGCGAAATCCTGGCGCTCGCACCGTTCGACGGACCGGGCGGCCTGGTAGCCCGCGCCGCGGCCCGTCTGACGCTGATCGCCAAGGGCCTCGACCCCAAGGCCGTATCGGTGCCGGAGGCCGGTCATCTGGCCCGCGAACCGGAGTACATCGGAGCGGCCAACGCGTACGCCACCGGCACGGCCGACGGCGTCCGCTCGTGGCTGAAGCACTACTGCGCCGCTGTCGCGCTCGGGGCCGACGAAGGCTTCGCGATCTGCGAGGCGATGAGCTGA
- a CDS encoding PD40 domain-containing protein, with translation MRGRPVLVVLGVSLLAVLLSVGAGFGSAALVGDDDGTERFARPSYPANTDVLPELIAEASDSAPGRSIILADGGTGLFSSGYVLFAADTDAVRGVSEIDERIGSDNYSVTTQLAPDGKRLAVGDASGSFGDVLVVDLETGVARGYPVLGGKTGWVEVLAWSPDGKRLAFSTDGLGILDVESGKVTRVAAPSTGSTPKTELLPGEQPMPDGDGVAPKTFETVSGAQAAFSPDGRSIAYDDGVNVEVYAADGTGSPTLITDKAVWLAGAAAWSPDGKRLLVTRDELTATDGATSLLAIDVATRTATRVATFDYLDFSAPMPVGWRGPDEVLLSGADEESALVVDAYGLDGTQGERLITFGYSTYSAQFAAGLIGSAVARDGGFSGGPTPTWFRASVGVVSGLAFALVCAIAGVAIGVPLVMRRRAARRRVSPVPLVYPVTPGGFAPPGGFAPPFPTFAPGGGVRPGPGVPVGPGGFGRPGGGAGGVPVAAWPPPVVAPPSSAAPPSSAAPQSPSSAVPPSAAPQSPAGPQSQAGPQSAAGAPASDWALPR, from the coding sequence ATGCGCGGGCGGCCGGTGCTGGTGGTCCTTGGGGTGTCGCTCCTCGCGGTGCTCCTCTCGGTGGGCGCGGGCTTCGGCTCTGCCGCGCTGGTCGGCGACGACGACGGCACGGAGCGGTTCGCTCGCCCGTCGTACCCGGCGAACACCGACGTGTTGCCGGAGCTGATCGCGGAGGCGTCGGACTCGGCGCCGGGGCGGTCGATCATCCTGGCCGACGGCGGGACCGGGCTGTTCAGCTCCGGCTACGTCCTGTTCGCCGCTGATACCGACGCGGTGCGCGGCGTGTCCGAGATCGACGAGCGGATCGGATCGGACAACTACTCGGTCACGACTCAGCTGGCGCCCGACGGCAAGCGGTTGGCGGTCGGCGACGCCAGCGGTTCGTTCGGCGATGTTCTGGTGGTGGACCTCGAGACGGGCGTCGCGCGGGGATACCCGGTCTTGGGGGGAAAGACCGGTTGGGTCGAGGTACTGGCCTGGTCGCCGGACGGAAAGCGGCTGGCGTTCTCCACCGACGGCTTGGGCATCCTCGACGTGGAGAGCGGCAAGGTGACGCGGGTCGCGGCCCCCAGTACGGGTTCCACGCCGAAGACCGAGTTGCTCCCGGGCGAGCAGCCGATGCCTGACGGGGACGGCGTGGCGCCCAAGACGTTCGAGACGGTGAGCGGTGCTCAGGCCGCGTTCTCGCCGGACGGCCGCTCGATCGCCTACGACGACGGCGTCAACGTCGAGGTGTACGCGGCCGACGGAACGGGCTCTCCGACGTTGATCACCGACAAGGCGGTCTGGCTGGCCGGTGCCGCGGCGTGGTCGCCGGACGGGAAGCGTCTGCTGGTGACGCGGGACGAGCTGACGGCCACCGACGGTGCGACGTCGCTGCTCGCGATCGACGTCGCAACCCGGACGGCGACGCGGGTGGCGACGTTCGACTACCTAGACTTCAGCGCGCCGATGCCGGTCGGGTGGCGTGGACCCGACGAGGTGTTGCTCTCCGGCGCCGATGAAGAGAGCGCGCTGGTGGTGGACGCCTACGGGCTCGACGGGACGCAGGGCGAGCGGCTGATCACGTTCGGATACTCGACGTACTCGGCGCAGTTCGCCGCCGGGCTGATCGGGTCCGCGGTGGCACGGGACGGTGGGTTCTCGGGTGGTCCGACGCCGACCTGGTTCCGGGCGTCGGTCGGGGTCGTGTCGGGGCTCGCGTTCGCGCTGGTGTGTGCGATCGCGGGGGTGGCGATCGGGGTGCCGCTGGTGATGCGGCGGCGGGCTGCGAGGCGGCGGGTGAGCCCGGTGCCGCTGGTCTACCCGGTGACGCCGGGCGGGTTCGCGCCGCCGGGCGGGTTCGCGCCGCCGTTCCCGACGTTCGCTCCCGGTGGCGGGGTTCGTCCGGGCCCGGGTGTGCCGGTTGGGCCGGGCGGGTTCGGTCGGCCGGGCGGGGGCGCCGGTGGCGTGCCGGTGGCGGCATGGCCGCCGCCCGTAGTCGCACCACCGTCCTCGGCCGCGCCGCCGTCCTCGGCCGCGCCGCAGTCGCCGTCCTCGGCCGTGCCGCCCTCGGCGGCTCCGCAGTCGCCGGCAGGGCCGCAGTCGCAGGCGGGGCCGCAGTCGGCGGCTGGCGCGCCGGCGTCGGATTGGGCCCTACCGCGCTGA